A genomic stretch from Hoplias malabaricus isolate fHopMal1 chromosome 4, fHopMal1.hap1, whole genome shotgun sequence includes:
- the zgc:152774 gene encoding MORC family CW-type zinc finger protein 3 yields MARLSEHGIRLSSMSPSYLDSNSTSHTWPFSAVAELVDNASDPGVTAKQIWIDVVTTNGHQCLSFIDNGSGMTPSKLHKMLSFGFTEKGSGKGTHQAIGVYGNGFKSGSMRLGRDALIFTKNGGCQSVGMLSQTFLQAIKAQAVIVPIAPFNQQTKSLVITEDSEASLRAILTHSIFKSVLELQEQLDSIPGKKGTKILIWNIRRNKDGKPEFDFDTDMDDFRLPEIRSEEMEGKGKKSYFGPRRTDHIVPEMDYSLRAYLSILYLKPRIQIILRQKKVQTKLVTKSLSMIENDVYKPQFINERVKITFGFNSKNKDHYGIMMYHNNRLIKSYEKVGCQIKSSGQRSGVGVIGVIECNFLKPAHNKQDFEYTKEYRLTIAALGLKLNDYWREKKEKKAKERAFRALEKKSEEGNTEEDEENEKEDEEVDVTWIQCEECMKWRGIPTHLFSGKVPERFCCSQHPISRLRSCLVPEDPEEAMDELTPSYEKTHKKQEHGQVKKRGRYGEGSQVGVLPHCERTSETAMDTDPQDKEKDCMPEPLVTRSNKRKATLSNSRIGSKTSKCSEAAVYSIEGKKTTAASSSTTEKSSEKDEAKNKPQAPITLIQEEDKIQSSKESAAIDLIQTLPEQQTSQGSYPKEQLKPVSGSLSWPHPPTSQSSMAWSHPLPPAQTVVVPPLSRISRQSVSPLPVEDLDRQSIALRLSQLEREAKRLRKILGLQEPAVETVTEGEISGLRVDVADGVIPSVQNTEALTSNHSGAESIATASAASKKTGPQSEKQSSSQRNSSPPGKQGTTDELNWSKTLARLQSQNQALCTEVNKLKKEQEQLLGKVKQAERETRERRDQSTSTPFNANDSFPLEQLRAIRRNVVSLLSSILPNLDMQGISYETGDVDSILHQIIQANNL; encoded by the exons GATTCGCCTCAGTTCT ATGAGCCCATCTTACCTGGACAGTAACTCCACCAGTCACACGTGGCCATTCAGCGCCGTGGCAGAGTTAGTAG ATAATGCTTCTGACCCTGGAGTTACAGCCAAGCAGATCTGGATTGATGTGGTAACTACAAATGGCCACCAGTGTCTCAGCTTCATTGACAATGGCAGTGGGATGACCCCCAGCAAACTGCACAAAATGCTTAG ctttgGTTTCACAGAGAAAGGATCAGGTAAAGGCACTCACCAGGCCATAGGAGTCTATGGAAATGGCTTCAAATCTGGTTCAATGCGTTTGGGTCGTGATGCTCTGATCTTCACTAAGAATGGAGGATGTCAGAGTGTGGGAATGCTCTCTCAGACCTTTCTCCAGGCTATTAAAGCTCAGGCTGTTATAGTACCCATTGCACCCTTCAATCAACAGACCA AGTCTTTGGTAATAACAGAGGATTCTGAGGCGAGTCTGAGAgctatactcactcactcaatatTCAAATCAGTTCTTGAGCTACAAGAACAGCTAGACTCAATTCCTGGCAAGAAGGGAACTAAGATCCTCATCTGGAACATTCGTAG GAACAAGGATGGAAAGCCCGAGTTTGATTTTGATACAGACATGGACGACTTTCGCCTTCCAGAGATCCGCTCAGAGGAAATGGAGGGGAAAGGCAAGAAGAGTTACTTTGGCCCTCGCAGAACTGACCACATTGTTCCAGAGATGGATTATTCTCTCAGA GCGTATCTcagtattttatatttgaaaccAAGGATCCAGATCATCCTCAGACAGAAAAAGGTTCAGACCAAGCTAGTGACGAAAAGTCTGTCCATGATTGAAAATGATGTTTATAAGCCACAATTCATT AATGAACGAGTAAAGATTACATTTGGCTTCAACAGTAAGAACAAAGATCATTACGGCATCATGATGTACCATAACAACAGGCTCATCAAGTCCTATGAGAAAGTGGGCTGTCAGATCAAG tCTTCAGGACAAAGGTCAGGTGTGGGTGTTATTGGAGTCATTGAGTGTAACTTTCTCAAGCCGGCTCACAACAAGCAGGACTTTGAGTACACTAAAGAGTACAG ACTCACAATAGCAGCCCTTGGCCTCAAACTCAATGACTACTGGcgtgagaaaaaagaaaaaaaggcaaaagAAAGAGCATTCCGAGCCCTAGAGAAAAAAAGTGAAGAAGGTAACACagaggaagatgaagagaaTGAGAAGGAAGATGAAGAAGT GGATGTGACATGGATTCAGTGTGAAGAATGTATGAAGTGGAGGGGGATTCCCACTCATTTGTTCTCCGGGAAGGTTCCTGAGCGCTTCTGTTGTAGCCAGCATCCCATCTCCCGCCTCAG GAGCTGCTTGGTGCCAGAAGACCCAGAGGAGGCCATGGACGAGCTAACACCTAGCTATgagaaaacacataaaaaaca GGAACATGGTCAGGTGAAAAAACGTGGAAGATATGGAGAG gggAGTCAAGTCGGTGTTCTACCTCATTGTGAGAGGACATCAGAAACTGCCATGGACACAGACCCACAGGACAAAGAAAAAGACTGCATGCCAGAGCCTTTAGTTACACGCAG cAACAAAAGAAAAGCAACACTGTCTAACAGTAGAATAGGCAGCAAGACCTCTAAATGCTCTGAGGCTGCAGTTTATTCcattgaaggaaaaaaaacaactgcagCATCATCCTCAACGACAGAGAAATCATCAGAAAAGGATGAGGCAAAAAACAAGCCCCAGGCTCCAATTACACTGATCCAGGAGGAGGACAAAATTCAGAGTTCTAAAGAGTCTGCCGCCATTGACTTAATCCAGACTCTTCCAGAGCAACAGACTTCACAAGGTTCTTATCCTAAAGAACAACTTAAGCCTGTCTCTGGATCCCTGAGCTGGCCTCACCCTCCCACCTCTCAGTCATCTATGGCCTGGTCTCACCCCCTCCCGCCAGCTCAGACAGTGGTGGTCCCTCCCCTTAGCCGTATCAGTCGCCAGTCCGTCTCTCCGTTACCTGTAGAAGACCTGGATCGCCAATCCATCGCCCTGAGGCTGTCTCAGCTGGAACGGGAGGCCAAACGACTTAGGAAAATTCTTGGCCTCCAGGAGCCAGCTGTGGAGACAGTCACAGAAGGAGAGATATCAGGTTTGAGAGTAGATGTGGCAGATGGGGTGATACCGTCTGTCCAGAACACAGAGGCATTGACATCTAATCACTCAGGGGCAGAATCTATTGCAACAGCTTCTGCAGCATCCAAG AAAACAGGACCTCAGTCAGAGAAACAAAGCTCATCACAGAGGAACAGCAGTCCTCCTGGTAAGCAGGGGACAACAGATGAGCTGAACTGGAGTAAGACATTGGCCAGACTGCAGAGCCAAAACCAAGCTCTCTGTACAGAagtaaataaactgaaaaaagaGCAAGAGCAGCTCTTGGGCAAAGTGaaacaagcagagagagagacacgagaGAGGAGAGACCAAAGCACCAGCACACCTTTTAATGCTAATGATAG TTTTCCTCTCGAGCAGTTACGTGCCATTCGTCGGAATGTGgtgtctctcctctcctccatctTGCCCAATCTGGACATGCAGGGTATTAGTTATGAGACAGGAGATGTGGACAGCATCCTGCACCAAATTATCCAAGCTAATAACCTCTAA